The genomic interval ACGGGATTCGAACCCGTGACCCCCACACTGCCAGTGTGGTGCGCTACCAGCTGCGCCATAGCCCCGTTTTTCAACTCCTGTTACTCTAGCCGAGCGATGTTCAAATAACCAAATCGCCCACATCGATACACGAATTAAAGCAAAAATCCCCCTGACCACCCACAATATGTGGACGATCAGGGGGATTTATTTTCCTTCTAGATCAGTTCTTTAAGAAGCTAGAACAGTGGTGATCCAGTCGGAGATGTTGCCTTCAACATCCTTGCCGTCCTGGAGGACGCGTGGTGAGGACAGGCTGCCGGTTTCTTCAGTGAGTTCTTCACCGTTTGCGGTTGCCAGGTCGTATGCGCGCTGGATGTTGTCGCCGTTTCGGATTGCGTCTACTACGGAGGAGTCTGCGCCAAGGGCTTCAACGCCGTCTGCGAAGTCATCATCGGACCACTGGTTGTAGATCTCGGACTGATCTTCCATGAGGAATGCGCGGAAGTTCCAGTAGAGGGTTGCGTCGTTGGAGTCTGCCACTGCAAGGGCTGCTGCCAATGCGTGGGTGGAGTGGCCGTCGATGTTTTCGCGGTCAAGGAAGTTCAGTGGCTTGATTTCGACGACCAGGTTGCCGTCTTCGATCTGAGTCTTCATGTCAGCGTCGGTGGCGAGGGAGAGCTCGGAGCAGTGAGAGCAGGAGAAGTCTTCAAAAAGCTGCACGGACTTTGCGTCGGCGGAGGTGTTTGCGGAGGTCAGCGTGATGGAGTCGGAGCCTACTTCCATTGCCAAAGAGGTGTCTTCGTAGTCGCGGTCACCAAGCTTGGCTGCTTTTGAGCCCTGGCCTTGGATGACGATGAAGCCGACGACGACGATTGCAACGACGACGATCGCCACCATTGCCCAGAGGAAGTTCTTGCTTCCACCTTGGTTCGGATTCTGAACTTTGTTGCTCACTTGTTGCCTTACTTTGATCTGTTTTGTTTTCTTGAATTCTCGCAGGGGGCGATCATTCCAAAAATCCAACGCTACCTACCGTTGTGTGCAGCATCGGCTACTTCTTCGACCTTAAACCATGTGCACTTTATTTGACACGTCCACTAGTTGCGCGAGACGAGATTCACAGGAGATCTTTCTATCTCCTGTGAAACTTGTCAGCAAGTCCGCAGTTTTACTGTCCGAGTACTTCGCTGACCAACGCTTGGGCTTCCTTCTGAACCTGGGCGAGGTGCTCTTCGCCCTTGAAGGATTCTGCGTAGATCTTGTACTTGTCTTCGGTGCCGGATGGGCGTGCTGCGAACCAGGCGTTTTCGGTGGTCACTTTTAGTCCTCCGATGGCTGCGCCATTGCCGGGAGCTTCGGTGAGCTTAGCGGTGATTGCTTCGCCGGCTAGTTCGGTGGCGGTGACCTGTTCTGGGGACAGTGCCTTCAGGATGGCCTTTTGTTCTCGGTTGGCTTCTGCATCGGTGCGGGCGTAGGCAGGTGCACCGAATTCTTCGGCGAGTTCTGCGTAGCGCTGTGATGGGGTCTTGCCGGTTACTGCAATGATCTCAGCTGCCAGGAGGTCAAGGATGAGGCCGTCCTTGTCGGTGGACCAGGTGGTGCCGTCCATGCGGAGGAAGGATGCACCTGCGGATTCTTCACCACCGAATCCGATTTCGCCGGAGATCAAACCTGGGACAAACCACTTGAATCCGACTGGAACCTCAACGAGGGTGCGGCCAAGCTGCGCCACAACGCGGTCGATCATGGAGGAGCTGACCAGGGTTTTGCCCACTGCGGTATCTGCGGACCAACCTGGGCGGTGAGCAAAGAGGTACTCAATTGCTACTGCGAGGTAGTGGTTGGGGTTCATCAAGCCAGCGTCTGGGGTGACGATGCCGTGGCGGTCGGCGTCGGCGTCGTTGCCGGTTGCCACATCGAACTTGTCTCGGTTGTCAATCAGCGATGCCATTGCGTGTGGGCTGGAGCAGTCCATGCGGATCTTGCCGTCGGTGTCCAATGTCATGAAGCGGAAGGTGGAATCAACGTGTGGGTTGACCACGGTGAGGTTGAGGCCATGGGTTTCTGCGATGGCACCCCAGTAATCCACGGATGCGCCACCCATTGGGTCTGCGCCGATTCGAACACCAGCTTCGCGGATGGCATCGATGTTGACCACGTTTGGCAGGTCAGCGATGTAAATGCCCTTGAAGTCGTAGGCAGTGGTGCGCTCGTCGAGGACACCGGAAACTGGAACTCGCTTCACGTCTGCAAGGTCGCCGCGCAGAATATCGTTGGCGCGGTTGGCGATCCAGTCGGTGGCGTCGGTATCTGCAGGGCCACCGTTGGCTGGGTTGTATTTGAATCCGCCATCACGAGGAGGGTTGTGGGATGGGGTGATCACGATGCCGTCGGCGTAGGGGCGGGAGGGTCCTGCGGTGCCAAGGATGATGCCATCGTTGTGTCGTAGGATCGCGTGGGACACTGCGGGCGTCGGGGTGTAGCGGCCGTCGGCGTCGACAAGCACTTCGACGTCGTTGGCAATGAGGACCTCAAGCGCGCTGATCATCGCTGGTTCGGACAGCGCGTGCGTATCGCGGCCGATAAACAGCGGGCCGACCCAGTTTTTTGGCTGCTGGTTGCGGTAGTCGACGATCGCCTGGGTGGTTGCCAGGATGTGGTCCTCGTTGAAAGCGCTGTCCAGCGCGGAGCCACGGTGTCCGGAGGTGCCGAAAGCGACCTGCTGATCAGGGTTGTTCACGTCCGGCTTGCGGGTGAAATATGCGGTGACCAGTTCCGCAACATCGATGAGATCTTCTGGTTGGGCGAGTTGCCCGGCGCGTTCATGTGCCATGTTTGCTCCTTAAAACACCAATACTTTCTCTTCATCTTCCCCTCAAAAGCAATTGTGCGCACGAGATACGGCAAAATTCACGGAGTAGGGTGGCTTAACATGCAGAAACTCATCCAAGGGCTAGGTGTCGGCGCGGGTGCCGCGTTGGGGGTGTGCGTGCGCCTTGCGCTGACGTTGTGGCTCGGCGATTCCGCCTGGCCGATCCTGACCATCAACGTGCTGGGAGCGTTTCTGATGGGCTGGTTGCGCCCCAACGCGTTCTGGGGCACAGGTTTCCTGGGCGGCTTCACCACCTTTTCGGCCATGATGCTTAACGACGTCTCCTTCTATTTCTTCACCGCTGTGGGCTGCATTCTCGCCTGGTTAGCTGGGGATCGGTTGGCGCGATGATCTTTCTTTATGCAGCTCTCGGCGGTTTTTTCGGAGGCTTTCTGCGGTGGAGCCTTGCCCAATTATTCCCCGGAAAAAGGGCCACCCTGGCGGCGAATACCCTGGCGTGTCTTGCTGGTGGATTTTTTGTGTCGTTGGATCTTCCCCATCTCTATACGGTTTTGTTGATCGCTGGTTTCTGCGGCGCCCTTTCCACCTGGTCCACCTTGGCTAAAGAACTTGGCCAGCTATTGAATGAAAAGAAGTGGTGGCCGATGCTTGGCTATCTCAGCCTGACTTTTACACTTGGATATTCTGCTGTTTTTCTCGGGATGCGGCTCTAGAATTGTAGAATGAATCGTTCAACAATTTCCCCAGTTGAAGCCCGCCAGCAATTCCGCGCAGGCCTTATCCAACCCACCTCCGGCTGGTCCGCGGGTTTTGCCCAAGCCAACCTCATTTCCATGCCCCAGGATCTGGCTTATGATTTCCTGCTTTTTGCTCAACGCAACCCCAAGCCCTGCCCCATCTTGGAAGTATTAAATGCTGGCGAAACCTTCGGCGGAATTTTCGGCTCAAACGCCACCGAAGCAGACATCCGCACCGACGCGCCCCAATACCGCATTTACGCACACGGCGAACTTATCGATTCCCCCGCCAGCGCCGTCGATTATTGGCGCGACGACCTCGTCAGTTTCATCATCGGCTGCTCCTTTACTTTTGAACATCCCATGGTCCAAGCAGGCGTTCCCGTCCGCCACCTCGAGGCCGGCCGCAACGTCCCCATGTATGAAACCTCACTTGCCTGCCGACCAGCCGGTTCCCTATCAGGAAACCTCGTGGTGTCACTGCGCATGATCCCCGCATCCCAAGTCGCGGATGCCGTCCGCATTACCTCCCGCTACCCCGCGGTTCACGGAGCACCAGTCCACATCGGCGATCCTTCACTGATCGGAATCGATGACATCAACAACCCTGATTTCGGCGATGCCCCGCTGTCCGAACCAAGCGACGTCCCCGTGTTTTGGGCCTGCGGAGTTACCCCTCAAGCAATGGTCATGTCCTCCAAGCCACCGCTGGCGATCACTCACGCACCCGGACACATGCTGATCACCGACGCCCCAGATCTGGGATTCCAGGTTCCTTAAACCTGGATCCACCGATGTGATTTGGGTGTAACGGCGTGGGAAAATAGGAAATGCCCTCCTGAACAGGAAGAATCAAGCTTAGTTAGAGTCCTTCTTCCCCTGCCAGAAAGGCACCTCACAGGTGCAATTATTACACACCCCCGCAGCCATATCCATTTCCTTCGACGACCCCAACCTCATCTCTACCGCAGGGCTGGTCC from Corynebacterium glutamicum ATCC 13032 carries:
- a CDS encoding DsbA family protein, translating into MSNKVQNPNQGGSKNFLWAMVAIVVVAIVVVGFIVIQGQGSKAAKLGDRDYEDTSLAMEVGSDSITLTSANTSADAKSVQLFEDFSCSHCSELSLATDADMKTQIEDGNLVVEIKPLNFLDRENIDGHSTHALAAALAVADSNDATLYWNFRAFLMEDQSEIYNQWSDDDFADGVEALGADSSVVDAIRNGDNIQRAYDLATANGEELTEETGSLSSPRVLQDGKDVEGNISDWITTVLAS
- the pgm gene encoding phosphoglucomutase (alpha-D-glucose-1,6-bisphosphate-dependent) gives rise to the protein MAHERAGQLAQPEDLIDVAELVTAYFTRKPDVNNPDQQVAFGTSGHRGSALDSAFNEDHILATTQAIVDYRNQQPKNWVGPLFIGRDTHALSEPAMISALEVLIANDVEVLVDADGRYTPTPAVSHAILRHNDGIILGTAGPSRPYADGIVITPSHNPPRDGGFKYNPANGGPADTDATDWIANRANDILRGDLADVKRVPVSGVLDERTTAYDFKGIYIADLPNVVNIDAIREAGVRIGADPMGGASVDYWGAIAETHGLNLTVVNPHVDSTFRFMTLDTDGKIRMDCSSPHAMASLIDNRDKFDVATGNDADADRHGIVTPDAGLMNPNHYLAVAIEYLFAHRPGWSADTAVGKTLVSSSMIDRVVAQLGRTLVEVPVGFKWFVPGLISGEIGFGGEESAGASFLRMDGTTWSTDKDGLILDLLAAEIIAVTGKTPSQRYAELAEEFGAPAYARTDAEANREQKAILKALSPEQVTATELAGEAITAKLTEAPGNGAAIGGLKVTTENAWFAARPSGTEDKYKIYAESFKGEEHLAQVQKEAQALVSEVLGQ
- a CDS encoding fluoride efflux transporter family protein, with the translated sequence MQKLIQGLGVGAGAALGVCVRLALTLWLGDSAWPILTINVLGAFLMGWLRPNAFWGTGFLGGFTTFSAMMLNDVSFYFFTAVGCILAWLAGDRLAR
- a CDS encoding fluoride efflux transporter FluC, which encodes MIFLYAALGGFFGGFLRWSLAQLFPGKRATLAANTLACLAGGFFVSLDLPHLYTVLLIAGFCGALSTWSTLAKELGQLLNEKKWWPMLGYLSLTFTLGYSAVFLGMRL
- a CDS encoding putative hydro-lyase, producing the protein MNRSTISPVEARQQFRAGLIQPTSGWSAGFAQANLISMPQDLAYDFLLFAQRNPKPCPILEVLNAGETFGGIFGSNATEADIRTDAPQYRIYAHGELIDSPASAVDYWRDDLVSFIIGCSFTFEHPMVQAGVPVRHLEAGRNVPMYETSLACRPAGSLSGNLVVSLRMIPASQVADAVRITSRYPAVHGAPVHIGDPSLIGIDDINNPDFGDAPLSEPSDVPVFWACGVTPQAMVMSSKPPLAITHAPGHMLITDAPDLGFQVP